The proteins below are encoded in one region of Coregonus clupeaformis isolate EN_2021a unplaced genomic scaffold, ASM2061545v1 scaf0467, whole genome shotgun sequence:
- the LOC121536013 gene encoding LOW QUALITY PROTEIN: protein arginine N-methyltransferase 9 (The sequence of the model RefSeq protein was modified relative to this genomic sequence to represent the inferred CDS: inserted 15 bases in 10 codons; deleted 12 bases in 10 codons; substituted 5 bases at 5 genomic stop codons): MPNASTRPKRGRRNRRAPXEDPARNELVSRSLESAQQCLFNQDYGTAFVHYPLLVLNLAPVLKDFAQCGESFRFTLFKWGRXVLDSLGRIQDLFDCXEQALELFPTDEVIINSMGEHLFRVALTQQMGFVTEAAGHFHKALKLKPDYPXAKENFYRVANWLVERWHFLMLNDRKRNHGYQQAIQKAVXGGCNTVLGIXAHRDRILGMCAKKTGAAEVYACEVSKTMYELASEVVTANGMNGRIKILHMKSLEMEVPKDIPKRVSLVVTETVDAGLFGEGIIESLIHAWNHLLLPPQSTQDPSTPPSQTGRVIPAEPLCLGWLSRCLEIRRHHRXPAMLSGVGGLAMAAAGELHSPVSCSSEDDSTEPYTTERLSRLPGRLHPLTEPFNALDIDFNNVQELEGLCSREVSRVRLPVTGEGLLGISVVWFQLHLDQRAACPPDPMEDTCWSRPXLPVQTPHNFPLRPGELIVEISCRDXYLRLCSVAVARSGRVPSXATVWIPDQPRNNPGRGNPRKPSLSMRQNCAALACLGTEQSSGPRDYTMLECAEMASSTTSPTDSFRRAFAKLITNLRTRSVQGPSQGEGLAVMPLTDPPSGPMDPGPDPFYVLDVSEGFSVLSLMAASQGQVKAYSSVRRPSTRAVLRRLAKASGVPEGGSRVLAGQVEDEQAVLQRPSRRSCXGAIILDCVETCGLVRQKLMEKATGQVETMCLLEGGGQIFPERIVVTGLWWSPDSLLLKSAVQGRRPTLGFIAPFINQFTVPVHVFLDLSTLQCRHLSDSVELFILDLMNXHANYTNRGVKVQASASGRVTAVPFWYQIHLSEEISVSTFSQDSHWKQAAVVLQPLEVREGARCGXCVTLXSSISISACIEDEAGXAGTVDSVRESAQ, translated from the exons ATGCCCAACGCCAGCACCAGGCCTAAGCGGGGCAGACGGAACCGTCGGGCGC AGGAGGACCCTGCCAGGAATGAACTAGTGTCTAGGTCACTGGAGAGTGCCCAGCAGTGTCTATTCAACCAAGACTAC GGGACTGCCTTCGTCCACTACCCCCTTCTCGTCCTCAACCTGGCTCCTGTGCTGAAGGACTTTGCGCAGTGTGGA gagTCATTTAGGTTCACTCTGTTCAAATGGGGCAGATGAGTCCTCGACTCTCTGGGGCGCATCCAGGACCTGTTTGACT TAGAACAGGCTCTGGAGCTCTTCCCTACTGATGAGGTCATCATCAACAGCATGGGTGAACACCTGTTCAGGGTAGCCCTCACTCAACA AATGGGATTCGTGACCGAGGCCGCTGGTCATTTC CACAAGGCCCTGAAGCTAAAGCCGGACTACCC GGCCAAGGAGAACTTCTACCGCGTCGCCAACTGGCTGGTGGAGCGCTGGCACTTCCTGATGCTCAACGACCGC AAGAGGAACCACGGGTACCAGCAGGCCATCCAGAAGGCTG GAGGAGGCTGCAACACTGTGTTGGGGATATAGGCACACAGGGACCGTATCCTCGG AATGTGTGCTAAGAAGACC GGGGCGGCTGAGGTGTACGCCTGTGAG GTGTCCAAGACCATGTACGAGCTGGCCTCCGAGGTGGTCACCGCTAACGGAATGAACGGACGCATCAAGATCCTCCATATGAAGTCGCTGGAGATGGAAGTGCCTAAAGACATCCCTAAGAG GGTATCGCTGGTTGTCACGGAGACTGTGGATGCTGGCCTATTTGGTGAGGGCATTATAGAGAGCCTTATACACGCCTGGAATCATCTGCTTTTGCCTCCACAG AGTACCCAGGACCCATCCACGCCTCCATCCCAAACAGGCCGGGTCATCCCTGCGGAGCCACTGTGTTTGGGATGGCTGTCCAGATGCCTGGAGATCCGCCGCCATCACAGGTGACCT GCTATGTTGTCTGGGGTGGGGGGCCTGGCCATGGCTGCAGCCGGAGAGCTCCACAGCCCAGTAAGCTGCAGCTCAGAGGATGACTCCACGGAGCCCTACACCACAGAGAGA CTGAGCAGGCTGCCTGGGAGGCTACACCCCCTCACTGAACCCTTCAATGCCCTGGACATAGACTTCAACAACGTACAG GAGCTGGAGGGTCTGTGCTCCAGGGAGGTGAGCCGGGTGCGTCTACCCGTAACTGGGGAGGGTCTGCTAGGCATTTCTGTTGTGTGGTTCCAGCTCCACCTGGATCAGAGAGCAGCCTGTCCACCGGACCCTATGGAGGACACTTGCTGGAGCAGGCC TCTACCTGTTCAAACACCACACA ATTTCCCCCTGAGGCCTGGTGAGCTCATCGTGGAGATCTCCTGCCGGGA CTACCTGAGACTCTGCAGCGTTGCCGTAGCGCGGAGCGGACGAGTTCCGTCCTAGGCGACTGTCTGGATCCCAGACCAACCTAGAAACAACCCAGGCCGTGGCAATCCCAGAAAGCCAAGCCTGAGCATGAGGCAGAACTGTGCAGCGCTAGCCTGCCTCGggacagagcagagcagtggACCTAGAGACTACACCATGCTGGAGTGTGCTGAAATGGCCTCCTCAACAACCAGCCCTACCGATAGTTTCCGCAGG GCTTTTGCTAAACTCATCACCAACCTGAGGACTCGTTCGGTCCAGGGTCCCAGCCAGGGTGAAGGGTTAGCGGTCATGCCTCTCACTGACCCTCCCAGTggc cctatggaccctggtcccGACCCCTTCTACGTGCTGGACGTGTCTGAGGGCttctcc gttctctccctcaTGGCAGCCAGTCAGGGCCAGGTGAAGGCATATAGTTCGGTGAGAAGACCCAGCACCAGGGCGGTGCTCAGGAGGCTGGCCAAGGCCAGCGGTGTCCCAGAGGGAGGCTCTCGAGTTCTGGCTGGGCAGGTGGAGGATGAGCAGGCGGTGCTCCAGAGACCCTCAAGGAGAAGCTG GGGCGCCATCATATTAGACTGTGTGGAGACCTGTGGCTTAGTCAGGCAGAAGCTGATGGAGAAAGCCACTGGCCAGGTAGAGACGAT GTGCCTGTTGGAGGGCGGCGGTCAGATCTTCCCAGAGAGGATT GTTGTCACGGGATTATGGTGGAGTCCTGACAGCCTGCTGCTTAAGAGTGCTGTCCAGGGCAGGAGGCCTACACTGGGCTTCATCGCCCCGTTCATCAACCAGTTCACT GTTCCAGTACATGTGTTTCTGGACTTGTCCACTCTGCAGTGTAGACATCTCAGTGACTCTGTAGAACTCTTTATCCTGGACCTCATGAA GCACGCCAACTATACCAACAGAGGCGTCAAGGT TCAGGCCAGTGCCTCAGGCAGGGTGACTGCTGTTCCCTTCTGGTACCAGATCCACCTGAGCGAGGAGATCAGCGTGAGCACCTTCAGCCAGGACTCCCACTGGAAGCAGGCTGCCGTGGTGCTGCAGCCCCTGGAGGTGAGGGAGGGGGCTAGGTGCGGCTAGTGCGTCACCC CGAGCTCCATCTCCATATCAGCCTGTATAGAGGATGAGGCTG AGGCGGGGACTGTGGATTCTGTTAGAGAATCTGCTCAGTGA